Genomic window (Nitratidesulfovibrio vulgaris str. Hildenborough):
GTCATCGTGCTCGACGAGGCACAGGCCATCCCCACGGAATACCTCGAACCCTGCCTCTACGCCCTGAAGGAACTGGTGGGGCAGTACGGGTGTACGGTGGTTCTGTGCACCGCCACGCAGCCTGCCGTCGATGATGCAAGCCTGCCAGAGAGGGTGCGCCTGCACCATGTGCGCGAGATCATCGCCGACCCGCAACGACTCTACACCGACCTCAAACGCACCGAAGTCACCCTCGCAGGCAGGCTGACCGATGCCGCACTCGCCGCAAGGCTCGACGGGCACGGACAGGTGCTGTGCATCGTCGGCACCAAGCCGCAGGCACAGGCGGTGTTCTCCCTGCTGCAAGAGCGCGAGGGCGCATTCCACCTGTCCACCAACATGTACCCCGAACACCGGCGGCGTGTGCTCGGCACCATCCGCCAGCGCCTCGCGGACAGGCTGCCGTGCCGTGTCGTGTCGACCTCGCTCATCGAAGCCGGTGTGGATGTGGACTTCCCGGTCGTGTACCGCGCCATGGCGGGGCTTGATTCCATCGCGCAGGCCGCGGGGCGGTGCAACCGCGAAGGGCGGCTTCCAGAACCGGGGCAGGTCGTCGTCTACGAGCCGGAAAAACCCGCGCGAATGCCGTGGATGCAACGCTGCGCCAGTCGCGCCCAAGAGACGCTGCGTACCCTGCCCGAAGCAGACCCTCTCGGCCTCGAGGCCATTCGCCGCTATTTCGGGCTGATCTATGACGTGCAGGAACTGGACAGGAAGGACATCTTCAAACGCCTGAGAGGGCAGGTGGACAGGGACATGGTCTTCAAGTTCAGAGAAATCGCCAACGACTTCAGGTTCATCGACGACGAGGGAACGGCCCTCGTCATCCCCACGGGGCCGGAGGTGGAAGACCTCGTGCGGCGACTGCGCGGCTGCGAGTTCCCGCGCCCTGTCCTGCGCAAGCTGCAACAGTATTCGGTGACGGTCAGGCACAGGGAACTGGAGAAACTCCGGTCTGCCGGTGCGGTCGAGATGATAGGCGATGCCTATCCGGTGCTGCGCAATCTGGCGGCGTACAGCGAAGACATGGGCCTGTGCGTGGACTCCGTCGAAGTGTGGCAACCTGAAGGCCTCGTCAGCTGAAAAGGAGGTACCCATGACACATGGGGCTGTTAAGACATACGGCATCAGACTGCGGGTATGGGGCGACTACGCCTGCTTCACGCGGCCGGAGATGAAGGTGGAACGGGTGTCATACGATGTCATGCCCCCTTCCGCCGCACGGGGCATCCTTGAGGCCATCCACTGGAAGCCGGCCATCAGGTGGATTGTGGACAGGATTCATGTGCTGCGGCCCATCGTCTTCGACAACGTGCGGCGCAACGAGGTCAGTTCGAAGATACCCAAGCCCAATCCGGCAACGGCCATGCGCGACAGGAAGCCGCTCTACTTTCTGGTCGATGACGGCAGCAACCGCCAGCAACGGGCGGCGACCCTGCTGCGCAACGTCGACTATGTCATCGAAGCCCACTTCGAACTGACAGACAAGGCCGGAGCGGAAGACAACGCGGGCAAGCATCTGGACATCTTCAGGCGTCGTGCGCGCGCCGGGCAGTCGTTCCAGCAGCCATGCCTCGGCTGCCGCGAGTTTCCGGCGTCGTTCGAACTGCTGGAGGGGGATGTGCCGCTCTCGTGCTACGCGGGCGAGAAGCGCGACCTTGGCTACATGCTGCTCGACATCGACTTCGAACGCGACATGACGCCGCTGTTCTTCAAGGCCGTCATGGAAGACGGAGTGATAACGCCCCCGTCGCGCACGTCACCGGAGGTGAGGGCATGATCCTGCAGGCATTGCATGGCTATTACCAGCGCATGAGCGCAGACCCCGATGCGGGGATGCCGCCCTACGGGACCAGCATGGAGAACATCTCGTTCGCGCTGGTGCTGGATGCGAAAGGGACGCTACGGGGCATCGAGGACTTGCGGGAACAGGAAGGCAAGAAGCTGCGGCCCCGCAAGATGCTGGTTCCTATCGCGGAAAAGAAGGGGAACGGCATCAAACCGAACTTCCTGTGGGAGAACACCAGTTATATTCTGGGGGTGGACGCCAAGGGCAAGCAGGAACGTACAGACAAGTGCCACGCCGCGTTCATTGCCCACATCAAGGCCTACTGTGACACTGCAGACCAAGACCTTGCCGCCGTTCTGCAGTTCCTTGAACACGGCGAAAAAGACCTCTCCGCTTTTCCGGTTTCGGAAGAGGTCATCGGCTCCAATATCGTCTTTCGCATCGAGGGCGAACCGGGCTTCGTCCATGAGCGTCCGGCTGCGCGGCAGGCTTGGGCCAACTGCCTGAACCGGCGGGAGCAAGGGCTATGTGGTCAATGCCTCATCACCGGGGAGCGCCAGAAGCCGATTGCCCAACTCCATCCGTCGATCAAAGGCGGGCGAGACGGCGTTCGCGGTGCACAGGCTGTTGCCTCGATAGTGTCCTTTAACAACACCGCCTTTGAATCTTACGGGAAAGAACAGTCGATCAATGCACCCGTCAGTCAAGAAGCGGCATTCTCTTATGTCACAGCCCTGAATTACCTGCTCAACCCGTCAAATCGACAGAAGGTCACCATCGCTGACGCCACCGTGGTCTTCTGGGCCGAACGCAGCAGCCCGGCAGAGGACATCTTTGCAGGCATGTTCGACCCGCCTTCCACCACGGCGAAAC
Coding sequences:
- a CDS encoding CRISPR-associated helicase/endonuclease Cas3 produces the protein MADGGDEHASGHDNTLKNARYYAHSTPNPDKSDWQGLDAHLENVANLAATFAEAFGAREWGKAAGLLHDAGKATAQFTQRLEGRPVRVNHSICGARLAQEQGSTCGLLLSYAIAGHHGGLPDGGLQDGQLHHRLKHERLPADVSPPSVDIRPDVLKPPFTCRPEHPGFSLSFFTRMLFSCLTDADFLDTEAFCTPEKASARNGRSALGLVALRDALNTHLDTVERKALPSRVNDIRKTVLHDCRARASETPGLFSLTVPTGGGKTLSSMAFALDHAVTHGLRRVIYAIPFTSIIEQNAKVFSDVFGQDNVLEHHCNYRSKDEPEEQGYDKWRGLAAENWDAPVVVTTNVQFFESLFSNRPSRCRKLHNIARSVIVLDEAQAIPTEYLEPCLYALKELVGQYGCTVVLCTATQPAVDDASLPERVRLHHVREIIADPQRLYTDLKRTEVTLAGRLTDAALAARLDGHGQVLCIVGTKPQAQAVFSLLQEREGAFHLSTNMYPEHRRRVLGTIRQRLADRLPCRVVSTSLIEAGVDVDFPVVYRAMAGLDSIAQAAGRCNREGRLPEPGQVVVYEPEKPARMPWMQRCASRAQETLRTLPEADPLGLEAIRRYFGLIYDVQELDRKDIFKRLRGQVDRDMVFKFREIANDFRFIDDEGTALVIPTGPEVEDLVRRLRGCEFPRPVLRKLQQYSVTVRHRELEKLRSAGAVEMIGDAYPVLRNLAAYSEDMGLCVDSVEVWQPEGLVS
- the cas5c gene encoding type I-C CRISPR-associated protein Cas5c; protein product: MTHGAVKTYGIRLRVWGDYACFTRPEMKVERVSYDVMPPSAARGILEAIHWKPAIRWIVDRIHVLRPIVFDNVRRNEVSSKIPKPNPATAMRDRKPLYFLVDDGSNRQQRAATLLRNVDYVIEAHFELTDKAGAEDNAGKHLDIFRRRARAGQSFQQPCLGCREFPASFELLEGDVPLSCYAGEKRDLGYMLLDIDFERDMTPLFFKAVMEDGVITPPSRTSPEVRA